A DNA window from Ranitomeya imitator isolate aRanImi1 chromosome 2, aRanImi1.pri, whole genome shotgun sequence contains the following coding sequences:
- the LOC138663236 gene encoding zinc finger protein 436-like translates to MWSAALRVEVSTISDALSEDLLYKRIFLIYPSKIDMDRDKMAERILHLTLEILFRLTGEDYTVVKKTSSERCQDPVSEGWGRPLSPVTGPPPYPLIHEDINDQKILELAYKIIELLTGEVPIRCQDVAVYFSMEEWEYLDGHRDLYKEVMMEVPQPLTSPVLSSKRTTPERCPRPLLPQDCKQEDPNVPQDHQGEDLTHINTTETYVRGDERCKEEIPTYDYPDDCTRRSEGQLTSSVFKSDNLMIPQDTIEVNAITPDIPSSLHSKDLSSDLLKQALSSDSLPTTKENQSHKISIKKQIGPEVKKPFLLLEYGNSFPLKESFLKHQKIHTAENRFSCSKCGRCFNRKWNLVLHQRTHTGEKPFSCSECGKCFNQKSALVTHQRTHTGEKPFSCSECEKCFSQKSSLFEHQTTHTGEKPFSCSECGKCFNQKSALVTHQRTHTGEKPFSCSECEKCFNQKANLDSHQRIHTGEKPFSCSECGKCFNQKSGLVEHQTTHTGEKPFSCSECEKCFNQKSALVTHQRTHTGEKPFSCSECEKCFSHKSSLVEHQTTHTGEKPFSCSECGKYFSHKSNLVRHQRIHTGEKPFSCS, encoded by the exons gtctctacaatatcggatgctctcagtgaagatcttctgtataagagaattttcctgatttacccatcaaagattgatatggacagagacaagatggcggagaggatattacacctcaccctagagatactcttccggcttactggagag gattacacagtagtgaagaagacctctagtgagcgctgtcaggaccctgtgtctgagggatggggaagacccctgagcccagtcacggggcctccaccttaccccctgatacatgaggacatcaatgaccagaagatcctagaactcgcctacaaaattattgagctgctgactggagag gttcctataaggtgtcaggatgtcgccgtctatttctccatggaggagtgggagtatttagatggacacagagatctgtacaaggagGTCATGATGgaagttccccagcccctcacatcaccag ttctatccagtaagaggacaacaccagagagatgtccccgtcctcttcttccacaggactgtaaacaagaagatcccaatgttcctcaggatcatcag ggtgaagatctgacccatattaatactacagagacatatgtgaggggtgatgagcggtgtaaagaggagattcctacatatgactacccag ATGACTGCACCAGGCGATCAGAGGGGcagctgacatcttcagtttttaaatcagataatcttatgatcccacaggatacaattgaagtgaatgccattactccagatataccatcatctcttcacagcaaagatctatcgtCTGATCTTTTGAAACAggccctgtcttctgattcattaccgactactaaggaaaatcaaagtcacaaaataagcattaaaaaacaaattggTCCTGAAGTAAAGAAGCCATTTTTACTTttagaatatggaaatagttttcccctcAAAGAATCGTTTCTTaagcatcaaaaaattcacacagcagagaatagattttcttgttccaagtgtgggagatgttttaaccGGAAGTGGAATCTTGTtctacaccaaagaactcacacaggggagaagcctttttcatgttcagaatgtgggaaatgttttaaccagaaatcggctttggttacgcatcagagaacccacacaggggagaagcctttttcatgttcagaatgtgaaaaatgttttagccagaaatcaagTTTGTTTGAGCACCAgacaactcacacaggggagaagcctttttcctgttcagaatgtgggaaatgttttaaccagaaatcggctttggttacgcatcagagaacccacacaggggagaagcctttttcatgttcagaatgtgagaaatgttttaatcagaaagcgaatcttgatagccaccagagaatccacacaggggagaagcctttttcctgttcagaatgtgggaaatgttttaaccagaaatcaggttTGGTTGAGCACCAGacaactcacacaggtgagaagcctttttcatgttcagaatgtgagaaatgttttaaccagaaatcggctttggttacgcatcagagaacccacacaggggagaagcctttttcatgttcagaatgtgaaaaatgttttagcCACAAATCAAGTTTGGTTGAGCACCAgacaactcacacaggggagaagcctttttcatgttcagaatgtgggaaatattttagccacaaatcaaatcttgttagacaccaaagaattcacacaggggagaagcctttttcctgctcctaa